Genomic window (Hydrogenimonas cancrithermarum):
GAGGTCATAAAGCTCTTTCTGGAGATCACCAAAATTCCCCATTGCAGTGGGGATACCGTAGCGATGAAAAATCATATCATGCAGATTGGAAATGGGAACGGATATCGGGTCGAGTGCGACGATGCAGGAAATATCATGGCGTATGCGAAGAAGAGCCGTCTGACACTGCAGTCGCATTACGATATGGTCTGCATCGGTTCCGCACCGAAGATAGAGACGGTCATCGAGAATGGCTGGATGTCTGCCAAAGGGAGTTCACTCGGTGCCGACAACGGCATGGGTGTGGCGATGATGCTCTATCTGATGAAAAAAAAGATGGAGGTCGATTTTCTCTTTACGAACGACGAAGAGATCGGTTTGATCGGAGCGAATCACCTGGAACTTCCGATCAGGACGCCGTATCTGCTCAATCTCGACAGTGAAGAGTTGGGAAAAGTCTATATCGGGTGTGCAGGTGGTGAGGACATCCATGTTCAAAAGAGGATTTCTATGGCATTTCCACAAAAAGGAGGCAAGTGGTTCAAACTCCGATCCACTGCACCGGGAGGGCACTCGGGAGTCAATATAGCCGACGGAATTCCAAATGCCGTGACCGAGCTTTGCGGCGTGATATACGACACCCCTTCGATGATGCTTCACTCACTGAGCGGCGGAGAGCGGATCAATGCAATTCCCGCGCATGCGGAGGCGGTGGTATGGATGCCCGAAGAGGAGACACTGCATCTGGAGCATCCGGATATCGATGTTGAAGCGCTCCCGTCTGCCGAGAGAAAATTGATGAAAGATGGACGTGCGTTGGTCTCCGCGGTTTTTGGTTTCGCACACGGAGTTCGGGCTTGGAATCGGGATCTCGATTTGCCCCAGAGCAGTATCAACCTGGCGGAGGTTTCGGCGAAAGGAGGGAAGGTGAAGATCTCGCTTTCTGCCCGTGCGATGGCCAACGAGGATCTTCATCGGCTTGTCGTTCAGACGAGAGCAGGGTGGGAAGCGTTGAATTTCACGACTGCCACCGAAGGGAAATATCCGGCGTGGAGACCGGTTGTCAACGATTTCAGCGAGAAGGTTTTGAAACACTATAGAAAGATCGTTCCCGACGCCGAATATGCCGCAATCCATGCCGGTCTGGAGTGTGCGCTTTTCGCCAAAAAGTTTCCGGAACTTAAAATCACATCGGTAGGGCCGACGATTCTCGATCCCCATTCAGAGCGAGAACGTGTCGATCTCTCCTCTGTTGAAAAAATCGTTGATTTGGTTATGGCGCTCGTCGACGATTTATCGTCGATTTAAACTTTTGGTGTTATAATCCTTTCAATTTAAAAGAACAAGGAGATAGTGTTATGAAAATCGGTGATATCGTTATCGTGAGCGATCTTGGAGAGATGAAAATATACAGAGCCGAACCTCGTGGTCTCGAGGCGGAAGCGGGCCTCAAACCGGATCATGTCAAGCTCGATCTGATCGATGCGAAAGATTATGTGGCATCCCACTGGAAAGTTCAAGATATCGTGACGGATCAGGCGGGCCAGTTCAAAGGCGGAAGCCAAGGCCGTGGTGAGTTTTCTCAAGGCAGTGTCGGAGAGCGGCATGAACTCGAAAAGCATCTTGAAGAGGAAGTGATCGAAGCGATCGCGAAAGATATTTCCGATACGGTTTCCGCCAACAATCCCCCAAAATGGTACCTTGGACTTCCCGAAACGATCTATGCCCGTGTGATGGAAAAAGTCTCTCCCGCCGTGAAAGAGAAGCTTTTTCTCGGTCTGAAAAAGGATCTGGTCAAAACGGACAAAAACGATCTCGTCGAAATCTTCAAAAAGTAGTCCGGTTTAACCTGACGCCAAGGCAGTTTCCGATCGGAAACTGCTTCTATCTCGCTTTGAAACTCTCTTTGCTTTTGCACAAATCCGTCAAAAAACACTCGGTATAGCATTTCGGATTTTTCGCCGTACAGATATAGCGTCCGAAAAGGACCATCGCCTGATGAATCCGATGCAGATCGGTTTTGAATTTTTTTACGAGATCTTTCTCGGTTCCTTCCGCCGTTTTGGCATCGCTCAGCCCCAGCCTATGAGCGACGCGGAAAACATGGGTGTCGACTGCCATCAGATTGGCCCCGGTATATTCGATCATGACGACATGAGCGGTTTTCTGGCCGACACCCGGCAGTTTGACGAGCTCCTTTTCGTCCAATGGGATCTCTCCATTATACTTTTCCATCACCATCTGTGCCATTTTGATGAGATTTTTTGCTTTGTTGTTGAAGAAAGAGCAGCTTTTGATGAGTTCCTTCACGTCGTCGAGATCTGCGTTTGCGAGGCTCGGAATGTCTGGATACTTTTCAAACAGCGCCGGCGTGATCAGATTGACACGTTTATCGGTGCACTGTGCCGACAGCATGACTGCGACCAGGAGTTCGTAGAGGTTGTGATAGTGCAGTTCCGTTACCGAATCGGGGTAGTGCTCGAGAAGCCGTCTTTTTATCTCTTCGATCTCTTTTTTCGTTGCGAGTTTCATGGAAAACCTTTGGTTTTTGGATTGGAGCGATGACGGGTGAAAAGGTATGGTTTAGACTCTTTTCCATCCGTTGACCAGTGCGAAGCACGATCTCGTCCTTTTTTAACGAAATTATACTTGATAAAAGGTATAATATGCCCAAATTTCTTCGATAAGAGGGTATTAATGGCAGGTCATAACAAATGGTCGAAAGTCAAACACATCAAAGCGAAAGAGGATGCGAAAAAAGGCAAACTCTTTACCAAAGCCGTGCGTGATATTACCACCGCGGCCAAAGCGGGCGGTGGCGACCCCGACACGAATGCCGCGCTTCGGCTCGCGATCGAACGTGCACGTGCCGTTTCGATGCCGGCTGAGAACATTCAGCGTGCCATCGACAAGGCGACCGGCAATCTAAAAGGCGTCAACTACGAAGAGATTACCTACGAAGGATACGGTCCGGGCGGTGTGGCGATCATGGTCGAGACGATGACCGACAATAAAAACCGCACCGTGGCGAACGTCCGTCATGCCTTCAGCAAAGCGGGAGGAAGTCTGGGCACGAGTGGAAGTGTCGCATGGATGTTCGAGAAAAAGGGGATCATCACGATTGAAAGAAGCGATAAAGACGACGAAGTGATGGAAGTGGCGCTTGAAAATGGTGCAACCGATATCAAGGAGTTCGACGAAGTCCTGGTCATCGAGAGCGAACCGGCGGACTTCGATACACTTTTGCAGGCGGTCGAGAAAACCGGTGTCAACATTCTTGAGAGCTCTGTCGGACTCGTCGCGACCAACATGATCGATGTCGATGACGAAACGGCAGAGAAGGTTGAAAAACTTATCGAGACGCTCGAAGAGGATGACGATGTTCAAAATGTCTATCACAATATGGCATAAGAACGGAGATTAACCTTCATTAATCGATGTTTGAGTACAATACCACAATCAATCACAAAAGGAACAGAATGAAAAAACTGATCATGGCCGGCCTCAGTGCGGCGACACTGGCACTTTCGCTTCCAGCATCGGATGTTCTGGCGACCGTCAACAGTCATAAAATCACAAAAGAGGATGTCCAGTCGGTACTCAATGCGATGGGTGCCCGTACAAGTTACGATGCACTTCCGGACGATGTGAAAAAGAAGGTACTCGACCAGGTGATCGAACAACAGCTTCTTCAGGAGAAAGCACTCGCAAGCGGTATCGAGAAAGACAAAGAGTACAAAGAGGCGCTTGAAAAACTGAAAAAGAAGTTGGCACTCGATATCTGGATGAAAAAGCAGCTCGATACGATCGAAGTGAGCGATGCCGAAGCGAAAAAGGCGTATGAGGAGCACAAAAATGCATTTCAGCGACCCGAAACCGTCCATGCGCGGCATATCCTTGTAAAAACCGAAGCGGAAGCGAAGCAGATTATAGAAGAGCTTAAAAAAACACCCAAATCGAAACTCAAAACGAAATTCGAAGAGCTTGCCAAAGCGAAGTCGACCGGGCCGAGTGCACCGCGTGGAGGAGATCTTGGGACATTCGGGCGCGGACAGATGGTCAAGCCGTTTAGCGATGCGGCTTTTGCGCTTAAAGCCGGAGAGTTCACACAAACTCCTGTCAAAACACAGTTCGGCTACCATGTGATCTATGTCGAAGAGAAGCACCCAGCACAGACCGTTCCCTTCGATGAGGTCAAAGAACGCATAAAGCAGAATCTGAAGATGGAGAAATTCAAAGAGAATATCAAAAAGATTGCACAGGAACTTCGCACCAAAGCGAAGATCAAATACCAGTAATTTTTCAAGAAGGAGCGATGATGAAGGGTGTAAAGATTTCAGATTACGTCGATGCCGGTGTCGCAACGGGTGATGATGTCCAGAAGATTTTTGAGATCGCCAAAGCGAATGAGTTCGCGTTGCCGGCGGTCAACGTTGTCGGAAGCAACTCGATGAATGCGGCGATGGAAGCGGCCAAAGAGGTCAACTCCCCGATTATTATTCAGTTCAGTAACGGCGGTGCGGTATTCAATGCGGGCAAAGGGCTCGATAGCGAAAAGGCCGGGGTGCTCGGCGCCATAAGCGGTGCACAGCATGTCCATACGCTGGCGGAAGCCTACGGCATTCCCGTGATGCTTCATACCGATCATGCAGCACGTAAACTGTTGCCATGGATCGATGCACTGCTCGAAGCGAGTGAACAGCACTTCGCCAAAACCGGCAAACCGCTCTTCAGCTCCCATATGATCGATCTGAGCGAAGAGCCGTTGGAGCAGAACATCGAAACCTGCAAAGTCTATCTCGAGCGGATGAGCAAGATGGGAATGACACTCGAGATCGAGCTTGGTATCACGGGTGGGGAAGAGGATGGTGTCGACAACACCGATGTCGACAACAAACTTCTCTACACACAGCCTGAAGAGGTCGCCTATGCCTACGAAGAGCTCAGCAAGGTCAGCGATCGTTTCACGATCGCAGCATCGTTCGGAAACGTGCATGGCGTCTACAAGCCGGGCAATGTCGTGTTGCGCCCGGAGATTCTGGACAACTCCCAAAAATACATCGAGCAAAAGTACAATACGGCACTCAAGCCAGTCAGCTTCGTCTTCCACGGCGGAAGCGGATCGGACCTGAAGGACATCCGCGATGCAATCAGCTACGGTGTCATAAAAATGAATATCGATACCGACACACAGTGGGCTTTCTGGGCTGGAGTGAAGGGGTATGTCGAAAAATATCATGATTATCTTCAGGCGCAGATCGGCAATCCCGAAGGGGAAGACAAACCGAACAAAAAGTATTATGACCCGCGCAAATGGCTACGTGAAGGTGAAAAGTCGATGGTCGCCCGTCTCAAAGAGGCCTTCGAGGATCTTAACTGCATTGACCGCTTCTAAACTCCTCTTTCCACCCTCCCGGGTGGACTCTTTTCATTGGAGGGGGCATGAATGGTTCGTCAAGCGTGACGACCTTATCGATCCCCGTTTTTCCGGCAATAAACTTCGAAAACTCTATACGCTTTTACAAACCGATTCGAAACGTTATTCTCTCTTGATGAGTTATGGTGGCTCCCAATCGAATGCGATGCTTTCCCTCGCCTACCTGGCAAAGTCGAAAGGGTGGGATTTTGTCTATTATGTCAAAAAGCTCCCCGACTGGCTTGCCAAAAATCCGACAGGCAATCTCAAACTTGCGCTCGATCTTGGAATGAAAGCCGTCGAAATTCCCCATTCGGAATTTTATGGCCGGATCGAAGATGTTCGAAGCACTCTATCGGACGATACTCTCCTTGTCGCTCAGGGAGGTGCCGAAAAGATAGCGGAAGAGGGCGTCCGTCTTTTGGCGAAGGAGATTCTCTCTTGGGCAAATAGAAAAGGCATCGGCAGCTGCAGCGTCGCCACGCCGAGCGGCACGGGGACTACGGCACTCTATCTCAGACGCCATTTGCCGAAAGAGATTGAAGTGTTGACGACACCTGTCGTCGGTGATCGTGACACGCTTTTGGCCCAATGGCACGAACTCGAACCGGATGAACCGTTTTTACCGAAAATCTTGGAACATTGGCCGAAACATCCTTTCGCAAAACCGAAAAAGTGCTATTTCGATGCATGGCACTCTCTCAAGCGATCGGGGGTCGAGTTCGACCTGGTCTATGCCCCGAAAATGTGGCTGGAGTTACTAAGCGCCTACGAGAATCTGCAAAAACCGATTCTCTATATCCATTCCGGAGGTGTCAGTGGAAATATGTCCCAAATTGAGCATTATCGATACAGTGGCATTCTATAAGCTCTCAAAAATACATGATATTCAATCTTTTAAAAGTTAAACTGTTTTAAAATTATGAAATACTGCAACAAGGTAGGTTCGCTATGGAAAACATGGTAGCAGAAAGCTTCAAGTATATGATTCTCGGAATGGGAATCGTATTTGCGTTTCTTTATATTATGGTCTTGGTTTTGCAAACGCAGGCAAAACTGATCGCCAAATATTTTCCCGAAAAACCGGCAGGACCGGCTGGAGGTGCTTCGACGGGAGTTGACAAGAAGAAGGTTGCAGCAGTGATTGCGGCCATTCAACACCACAAAAATCTCGGCAAATAACGCTTTACAAAGGAATTTTATGGCGAAAAAGAAAAAGTATATCGATGTAATGGACACCACCTTCCGCGACGGCTTTCAATCCGTTTTCGGCGGGCGGGTCCTGATGGAGGATTTCCTCCCTGCGGTCGAGGCGGCGAAAGATGCCGGCATTACCCACTTCGAATTTGGCGGTGGTGCACGTTTTCAGAGTCTCTTCTTCTATCTGCAGGAGAATGCGTTCGAGATGATGGACAAGTTCCGTGAAACCGTCGGTCCGGAAGTCAATCTTCAGACGCTGGCACGCGGCATCAACACCGTCATGCTCGATACCGGCAGCCGAGAGATGATCGATCTTCATGCCAAACTTTTCAAAAAGCACGGTACGACGACGATCCGAAACTTCGATGCACTCAACGATGTCGACAACCTTGCATACAGTGCCAAATGTATCAAAGATCACGGGCTCAAACATGAAGTGGTTGTAACGATCATGGACCTTCCTCCGGGATGCCACGGTGCGCATGATGCACCGTTCTATGAAAAGGTGCTTCGCAAAATTCTCGATTCGGGTCTGCCGTTTGACAGTGTCTGTTTCAAAGACGCGAGTGGAACCTCCAACCCGAACAAAGTCTACGAGACGATCAAAATGGCACGTAAACTTCTTCCGGAAGGGACCCATCTGCGCCTACATACACATGAAACCGCGGGTGTCAGTGTCGCATGTTACCTCGCAGCTCTCGAAGCGGGTGTGGATGGAATCGACATGGCCGCACACCCGGTAAGCGGTGGCACGAGCCAGCCCGATATTCTGACGTTGCTTCATGCGACCAAGGGAGGAGACTACGATCTCGGTGGTCTCGAACTTGAAAAAATTCTTGCCTATGAAGAGGTTCTCAACGACTGTCTGAAAGACTATTTCATTCCGCCGGAAGCGACACAGGTTTCACCACTTATTCCGTTCTCTCCGATGCCTGGCGGCGCTTTGACGGCAAATACGCAGATGATGCGCGACAGCGGCATCTTGCACAAGTATCCGGAAGTGATCCGTGCGATGCAAGAAGTGGTCGAAAAAGGTGGGTATGGCACATCGGTCACACCCGTATCGCAGTTTTACTGGCAGCAGGCCTTCAACAACGTCATGTTCGGGCCATGGAAGAAGATCGCACCAGGGTACGGGCGCATGGTGCTTGGATATTTCGGAAAAACACCGACCGAACCGGATCCGGAAGTGGTGAAGATCGCATCGGAACAGCTCAAACTCGAGCCGACAAAAGAGAATCCTCTCGATATCGCGGATCGCGACGAAACAAAATCGATCGCGTACTGGAAAAAAGTGCTCGAAGAAGAGGGTCTCGAAACGACGGAAGAGAATATCTTCATCGCAGCAGCGTGCGATAAGAAAGGCATCGACTTCCTCAAAGGCGAATCGCCGCTGATGGTACGCAAAAAAGATCAAGAAGAAAACAAAAAAGAAGGTGAATGTATGAGTAGTGCAGCAGGTGTATATACGGTTGTAGTTGACGGTCAGAAGTTCAAAGTCGAAGTTGCCGAAGGCGAAGGAGAAATCGTTGTCAAAGAGGCATCGAGCACACCGGCACCGGCGCCGGAAAGCGAAGTTCCTGCAGAGAATGCACCGGGCCTTACAGAAGTTCCTGCACAGGTTCCGGGCAATGTCTGGAAAATTCTGAAAAACCCGGGCGACAGTGTCGAAGAGGGTGAAGTGATCATGATTCTCGAGGCGATGAAAATGGAGATCGACATTCCTTCGCCGAAAGCGGGAAAGATCGCGAAAATCAACGTGGCTACCAACCAGGCGGTACAAGAGGGTCAGATTCTGGCACTGGTTGAGTAAGGTTTTGACGATGAAAAAAAGTATCGTTGCAGTATTGCTGCTTTTTATTACGCTTTTCGCTACAAATGCGGCAGCGAGCGGCCACGAACAGGTCGCACAGCAGACACACGCTATTGAGCATCATGCCGCTGTCGACTCTTCCGAAAAAGCGGTTGCTCATGACAAGGGAGTTTGGGAACTGTTGAAGTCATTCTACAAAACAACAGGTCTTTACGCCTTCACGACACCTCAGGAGGGAATGGTCAACGGTGAGGGCGAACCGGTCAATGCATTCCATCAAACATGGGGACGCGTCATCATGATCGGTATTACGCTGTTGCTCTTCTATCTGGCGATTGCAAAAGGTTTTGAGCCTCTGCTGCTTTTGCCGATCGGTTTCGGGGGGCTGCTGGCAAATATCCCGTTCGCCAATATGACGGCTGATCATGGCTTTTTGGGGGTCATCTACAACGCCGGAATCGCCAACGAGTTTTTTCCACTGCTTATTTTCATGGGGGTTGGAGCGATGACCGATTTCGGCCCAATGTTGGCAAACCCGAAAACGGCTCTCCTCGGCGGTGCCGCACAGTTCGGTATTTTCGGAACACTCGTCGGTGCCGCGGCCCTGAGCCAGTTTACCCCGGCTTTCGATTTCAGTCTTCAAGATTGTGCTGCGATTTCCATCATTGGGGGTGCGGACGGACCGACCTCCATCTTTATCGCTACCAAGCTCGCTCCGGATCTTCTTGGAGCGATTGCCGTAGCGGCGTATTCGTATATGGCGCTCGTGCCGGTCATTCAACCTCCAATCATGAAGGCTTTGACAAGCAAAGAAGAGCGTGTCATCGTCATGAAACAGCAGCGAAAAGTGCACAAGCTCGAAAAGCTCTTTCTACCTTTGATCGTACTTGGGCTGAGTATTCTTCTTTTGCCCGAATCGACGCCGCTGATCGGTGCTTTTACGTTCGGTAACTTTGCGAAAGAGTCGGGTGTCGTCGACCGCCTCAGCGACACGATGCAAAACTCTTTGATCAACATCGTCACGATTCTTCTGGGGCTTGGTGTCGGCTCCAAGCTGGCGGCGGAAAAATTCCTTGTTGGGGATACGCTCGGCATTCTTATTCTTGGCCTCGTAGCGTTCGCCGTCGGGACAGCTGCCGGTGTATTGATGGCGAAACTTATGAACAGACTCTCTTCCGAACCGATCAATCCATTGATCGGAGCGGCAGGTGTTTCTGCAGTACCGATGGCCGCACGTGTCGTCAACAAAGTCGGCATGGAAGAGAAACCGGGCAATATCCTTCTGATGCATGCGATGGGTCCGAACGTCGCAGGTGTCATCGGCTCCGCCGTTGCCGCAGGTGTTCTTATCTCTATTTTTAACTAATATTTCAAATCCGTTTCGCCATATTCTCTCTGGCGAAACGGCCTAACGGATCCATATGGCGAATTTGTCTGCTTACCGTACCATCGTGACGTTGGCGGCAATCGTCGTTATCATCGCTGGCCTGAAATATGCAGCGCCACTCATCGTTCCGTTTATGCTTTCAGCATTCATCTCTTTACTTTTGTCTCCATTGCTACACTGGCTTATAAAAAAAGGTATTCCTAGCCCATTGGCTTTTTTTATAGTCATCATTTTGGTGTTTCTACTTTTCGTTTCGGTAACCGGATTGATAACCAGTCATATGGCGGATCTTTTCGAACATGCGGAGAGTTGGCAGGTGACGATAACCGAAAATCTAAAACAAGTGATATTCCAACTACAGAAGGTCGGAATCGACATCGATCAGGAACTCTTCTTCTCCATGCTTCAGCCACAAAAGCTCTTTACATTCACCCTTTCTATCATCAAAAATGCCTCATTGTTGTTATCTAACTCTTTTTTGATTTTTTTTACCGTCGTATTTATGTTGATCGAATCTTTTTCAATAAAAAGAAAAATACGTTATCTCGAAAAAAGTGGATCTCCGGGCCTGGCTCATCGGATCGAGAGTTTTACCGTCAAACTCAACCACTATTTTACGTTGAAGGCATTTACGAGCCTGCTTACCGGTCTTTGGATCGTGGCTGTTTTATATATGTTTGACGTACCTTATCCTCTGCTTTGGGGATTGGGCGGCTTCATTCTGAACTTCATCCCTGTCATCGGCTCGATAATTGCAGCGATACCACCCGTGCTTATCGCGCTCGCTACCAGCGGTTTTGGTGATGCACTTTGGATTGGGGGTTGGTTTCTTGTAATCAACACGGTGATTGGAAATTTGCTTGAGCCGAAAATCATGGGAAGAGGCTTGGAAATTTCGGAACTGGTCGTTTTTCTATCATTGGTCTTTTGGGGTTGGGTCTTTGGCAAAATTGGAATGCTTTTGGCCGTACCGCTGACAATGGTCGTCAAATTCGCCTTTGAAACGTCAGAATCGACACGCTGGATCGCGGTACTGCTTTCCGACTCTGCTAAAAATAAAAAATAGAAGTGGTATAAATGCTGCTTTCGCCACAGAAGAAAAAGTAGAAGAGTGGTGCGGACGAGAGGACTTGAACCTCTAAAATGTGTTTTTAGATAGCAATAAAAGCCCTAAAATAGGCACTTTTACATATATGTCAACATATGAATATAAGCATTTGTTGTATATAATGTTGTATATCATTTAAAAAAAGGCATAGTGTGGAAGTAGGAAAATATATAAGTTTAGGCAATGGGATACAAGTAAGAAAAGCAAAAAATGATACATATACTTATTATCATAGTTATAGGGATAAAACAGATAATAAAGTAAAGCGAAAAAAACTATTTACCACAGACAAAGCAGACGCAAAAGGGTTAAAAAAAGCTATTTTAATGGTAGATAATTTAATCGAAACAGAACAAGAAGCAAAAGACAAAATCACCTTAAATGACCTATCTAAAAGATATTTTGAGTCAAGAAGAAAAAAAATGATAGGCGAACTACGACGAAAATATAACAATATGGATGAAGAAACATTCTTAAGTCTAAAAAATGTAAAAAATAAACTTACAGGCTTACAAAGTGAAGTCAATAGATATAACAAGAACATAGCAAAAAGTGAAATAGCAGAACAAGACATAGAAACACTAAAAAGACAAGATTTTAAAGCATTTTTGGATAATGATTTAAACTTAAAAGGGTTAAGTGCAAAAACGGTCTATAATATGGTTTCTTTATGTAAAACAATCATTAACTATGGTATTAGAAACGAAATAATAGAAATTCAAAATCCTTTAACAAATTTTAGTGTAAAAAATCCAAAAAGAAAAAGACTTCGTTATCTAAATATAGAAGAATTAGAACAGCTATTAAAAGAATGTCAAAAACACGAAAACCCAAATGTTTATATGTCCGTATATTTAGGTGTATTAACTGGTGCAAGGGCAAGAAGTGTGCTAAATATCAAAAAGAAAGATATTGACTTTAAAAATAACCATATAAAGCTGGATAATTTCAAAAGCAATAAAATCTATACTGTAGCCATAACGAAAAAAGCCTCAAAATGGTTAGAAAAACAAACCAAAGAACTAAAACCTGACGACTACATAATTTATAATAGAAAAAAGCCCTCTAATCAGCCATTTACATACATTCCAAAAGGTGTTTACCAGATAATGGACGAACTATTTAATCAGAACATAGATAAGAAGAATAATGAAGAACGAGATAATGTTGTAAATTTCCACACTATAAGAAGAAGCATAGCAACAAATATGGCACTTGAGGGTGTTGATATATTTAAAATTATGACATTTTTAAATCACGGTAGCACAAAACAAACACACGATTACTTAAACCTAAGCGGTATCAACCTAAATCAAGATATAGAAGCATTACACGGCAAAATCTTTGCCAATTTCTAAAATTATATATCAAACTATATAAGATACAACCTTTTAAAGGATTTTACGCCCAAATCAAGCAATAACACGAAAAAGAAATTATTGATTTTAAAAAATTAGTTTTAAATATTGTTTCAAAACTACATACAGATATTACAAAAGATAGAGCAAAAAAACTTTTAGAGATATTCAAAAAAGGGGTTGTGATTATAGTGTAGCTAACGCAATATATATAAATTCAACTAATACAAAAACCCCATAAAAGCCAAATCTATTCTTTATTGTAAAAAAGAATAGTGAAAGGGGGTTGGGGTTTGCGATAGCAAACCCAAAACTCCCCTAAATCTTTAATTTTTACGAAAATATAAAGAAAATGTCTGTGCTTTTTGGAAAAAGTGTTTTTTGTATGAATTTTTGATTATGAAGTTATGCTCACGCATGCGCACGCACGGGCGGGCGAGCTTGAATAACTTATAATCAACCCTTATACATTTTACCAAACCTAAAAAAATCCCGAAAATATGATATTAAAACTTTTACGAAAGATAATAGCAAAATAAATCAAAAATCAACCTATTTGCAAAAATATACACAAAAAATCCAAATTAAAAAAAATCTTCAAAAAAACTTTTATAATCAGATTATAAACAAAATAAGGAAGAATTATGAAATTACCACACGAAATAGTAGAAGAAAAAGCGTATTTAGAGCATTTATATCGAAAACTTCAAGAAAAAATGGACTCCAAAAAAGGAGAAGAAGACTATCAAAATATGCTTATAGAGGAAATGAATACAAAAATTAAGACATCAGTTACAATTCTTGGGAAAACATATAGATATTCAATGAATTATCAAGTTGCAAGGATACTTCAATCTGTTTTTGGCGTAAAAATAGAAGACGCACCAAAAGCACATAGAAAATGGTTAAATGAGAATATAGTTAAACCAATGAAAAATGCCAATTTTTTCTTAGAT
Coding sequences:
- a CDS encoding biotin/lipoyl-containing protein codes for the protein MAKKKKYIDVMDTTFRDGFQSVFGGRVLMEDFLPAVEAAKDAGITHFEFGGGARFQSLFFYLQENAFEMMDKFRETVGPEVNLQTLARGINTVMLDTGSREMIDLHAKLFKKHGTTTIRNFDALNDVDNLAYSAKCIKDHGLKHEVVVTIMDLPPGCHGAHDAPFYEKVLRKILDSGLPFDSVCFKDASGTSNPNKVYETIKMARKLLPEGTHLRLHTHETAGVSVACYLAALEAGVDGIDMAAHPVSGGTSQPDILTLLHATKGGDYDLGGLELEKILAYEEVLNDCLKDYFIPPEATQVSPLIPFSPMPGGALTANTQMMRDSGILHKYPEVIRAMQEVVEKGGYGTSVTPVSQFYWQQAFNNVMFGPWKKIAPGYGRMVLGYFGKTPTEPDPEVVKIASEQLKLEPTKENPLDIADRDETKSIAYWKKVLEEEGLETTEENIFIAAACDKKGIDFLKGESPLMVRKKDQEENKKEGECMSSAAGVYTVVVDGQKFKVEVAEGEGEIVVKEASSTPAPAPESEVPAENAPGLTEVPAQVPGNVWKILKNPGDSVEEGEVIMILEAMKMEIDIPSPKAGKIAKINVATNQAVQEGQILALVE
- a CDS encoding sodium ion-translocating decarboxylase subunit beta, whose product is MKKSIVAVLLLFITLFATNAAASGHEQVAQQTHAIEHHAAVDSSEKAVAHDKGVWELLKSFYKTTGLYAFTTPQEGMVNGEGEPVNAFHQTWGRVIMIGITLLLFYLAIAKGFEPLLLLPIGFGGLLANIPFANMTADHGFLGVIYNAGIANEFFPLLIFMGVGAMTDFGPMLANPKTALLGGAAQFGIFGTLVGAAALSQFTPAFDFSLQDCAAISIIGGADGPTSIFIATKLAPDLLGAIAVAAYSYMALVPVIQPPIMKALTSKEERVIVMKQQRKVHKLEKLFLPLIVLGLSILLLPESTPLIGAFTFGNFAKESGVVDRLSDTMQNSLINIVTILLGLGVGSKLAAEKFLVGDTLGILILGLVAFAVGTAAGVLMAKLMNRLSSEPINPLIGAAGVSAVPMAARVVNKVGMEEKPGNILLMHAMGPNVAGVIGSAVAAGVLISIFN
- a CDS encoding AI-2E family transporter translates to MANLSAYRTIVTLAAIVVIIAGLKYAAPLIVPFMLSAFISLLLSPLLHWLIKKGIPSPLAFFIVIILVFLLFVSVTGLITSHMADLFEHAESWQVTITENLKQVIFQLQKVGIDIDQELFFSMLQPQKLFTFTLSIIKNASLLLSNSFLIFFTVVFMLIESFSIKRKIRYLEKSGSPGLAHRIESFTVKLNHYFTLKAFTSLLTGLWIVAVLYMFDVPYPLLWGLGGFILNFIPVIGSIIAAIPPVLIALATSGFGDALWIGGWFLVINTVIGNLLEPKIMGRGLEISELVVFLSLVFWGWVFGKIGMLLAVPLTMVVKFAFETSESTRWIAVLLSDSAKNKK
- a CDS encoding tyrosine-type recombinase/integrase; translated protein: MEVGKYISLGNGIQVRKAKNDTYTYYHSYRDKTDNKVKRKKLFTTDKADAKGLKKAILMVDNLIETEQEAKDKITLNDLSKRYFESRRKKMIGELRRKYNNMDEETFLSLKNVKNKLTGLQSEVNRYNKNIAKSEIAEQDIETLKRQDFKAFLDNDLNLKGLSAKTVYNMVSLCKTIINYGIRNEIIEIQNPLTNFSVKNPKRKRLRYLNIEELEQLLKECQKHENPNVYMSVYLGVLTGARARSVLNIKKKDIDFKNNHIKLDNFKSNKIYTVAITKKASKWLEKQTKELKPDDYIIYNRKKPSNQPFTYIPKGVYQIMDELFNQNIDKKNNEERDNVVNFHTIRRSIATNMALEGVDIFKIMTFLNHGSTKQTHDYLNLSGINLNQDIEALHGKIFANF